One segment of Calypte anna isolate BGI_N300 chromosome 4A, bCalAnn1_v1.p, whole genome shotgun sequence DNA contains the following:
- the LOC103531752 gene encoding alveolar macrophage chemotactic factor → MGQPQLPWAILLLLLLAHPAHPAILEVNGNLSCRCVKTTSDYISPKKYESLEIRPVGSSCRRTEIIIKLKPSGKVCVDPDAPWVKKLLKRIASTKKK, encoded by the exons atggggcagccacagcttccttgggcaa tcctcctgctcctgctcttgGCCCACCCAGCCCACCCAG cCATCCTGGAGGTGAATGGGAACCTGAGCTGTCGGTGTGTGAAGACAACCTCAGACTACATCAGTCCCAAGAAATACGAGAGCCTGGAGATCAGACCTgtggggagcagctgcaggcGTACAGAGATCAT aattaaattaaaaccttcAGGGAAGGTGTGCGTGGATCCTGACGCCCCTTGGGTAAAGAAGCTGCTGAAGCGTATTGCCAGCAC gaagaaaaaataa
- the LOC103531751 gene encoding C-X-C motif chemokine 13, which yields MAVLPVLLLGVLLVTQNPGDTALLEANGNLSCRCAKTTRAFIPPSKYSRIEVWPVGSSCRRQEVVIKLKSLERLCLDPDSPWVKKLLRDLPHLRRKKTPR from the exons ATGGCTGTGCTGccagtcctgctgctgggggtgctCCTGGTGACCCAAAACCCCGGGGATACAG ctctcctggaaGCCAATGGCAACCTGAGCTGCCGCTGTGCCAAGACCACCAGAGCCTTCATCCCCCCCTCGAAATACAGCAGGATCGAGGTCTGGCCCGTGGGGAGCAGCTGCCGGCGCCAGGAGGTGGT GATTAAGCTGAAAAGCCTGGAGAGGCTCTGCCTGGATCCTGACTCCCCGTGGGTGAAGAAACTCCTGCGGGACCTCCCTCACCT caggaggaagaaaactcCTCGCTGA
- the LOC115598257 gene encoding C-X-C motif chemokine 13-like, producing MRLLPVALSLSLLLSSLVPGGGLSLESLLTNMRCKCIKSTTQVISPGLILAIDVTPPGIQCRRKEIVLTLKKSKKVCVAPEAAWIQVLIHKLTQRNSTKKAAARVRREVERWAQGEERRRRKPLGSPPAPSPLLPKGGKNKSPPSGSSGGPAGA from the exons ATGCGGCTGCTGCCGGTggccctgtccctgtccctgctcctgagCAGCTTGGTGCCAGGGGGCG GTCTGTCACTGGAGAGCCTGCTGACCAACATGAGGTGCAAGTGCATCAAATCGACCACCCAGGTGATCAGCCCGGGGCTGATCCTTGCCATCGATGTCACACCGCCGGGCATTCagtgcaggaggaaggagatcGT CCTCAccctgaagaaaagcaagaaggtGTGTGTGGCCCCCGAGGCAGCCTGGATCCAGGTGCTCATCCACAAGCTGACTCAGAG GAACTCCACCAAAAAAGCAGCGGCGCGGGTGCGGCGGGAGGTGGAGCGATGGgcccagggagaggagaggaggaggaggaaacccctgggcagcccccctgccccatCTCCCCTTCTGCCCAAGGGGGGTAAGAATAAATCACCTCCCTCTGGTTCCTCTGGGGGACCAGCTGGAGCCTGA